A window of the Bombina bombina isolate aBomBom1 chromosome 3, aBomBom1.pri, whole genome shotgun sequence genome harbors these coding sequences:
- the CLDN14 gene encoding claudin-14, producing the protein MASLTVQLLGFSVSLLGFIGTIVATVLPHWWRTAHVGTNIITAVEYMKGLWMECVWHSTGIYQCQVHRSELALPRNLQIARAMMVASCVFSVLSCVISVFGMKCTHCAKGSPAKRMIAVLGGILFILAGTMCLIPVSWTTNDVVQAFYNPELPYGMKYEIGQALYVGFLSGGLTIIGGIMLLSTSSLGDIDHVPYLHQPYNTRRPPSRRPAPVHKSNHVPSWSSASRSGYQLNDFV; encoded by the coding sequence ATGGCAAGCTTGACAGTTCAGTTGCTGGGCTTCAGTGTCTCCTTACTTGGATTCATTGGAACAATTGTTGCTACCGTGCTGCCCCACTGGTGGAGAACAGCTCATGTGGGCACCAATATCATCACCGCTGTAGAATACATGAAGGGGCTGTGGATGGAATGTGTGTGGCACAGCACTGGCATTTACCAGTGCCAAGTCCATCGGTCTGAACTTGCACTTCCTCGTAACCTTCAAATAGCTCGAGCAATGATGGTGGCATCTTGTGTATTCTCAGTACTTTCATGTGTTATATCAGTTTTTGGAATGAAGTGCACTCATTGTGCTAAAGGCTCTCCTGCCAAAAGAATGATTGCCGTTCTTGGTGGGATCCTCTTTATCCTGGCTGGTACAATGTGCTTGATTCCTGTTTCATGGACCACCAATGACGTAGTCCAAGCCTTCTATAATCCTGAACTCCCATATGGTATGAAGTATGAGATTGGGCAAGCCCTCTATGTTGGCTTCCTATCTGGTGGTTTAACTATCATTGGTGGGATTATGTTACTTTCAACATCATCTCTTGGAGACATTGATCATGTCCCCTACCTCCATCAACCATACAACACAAGAAGGCCCCCTTCAAGGAGACCTGCACCAGTACACAAAAGTAACCACGTTCCTTCTTGGTCATCTGCATCACGCAGTGGATATCAACTTAATGACTTTGTCTGA